A single genomic interval of Nostoc commune NIES-4072 harbors:
- a CDS encoding DUF433 domain-containing protein, which translates to MTSSFNEKAEKATIARTERGLTIAGTRITLYDVMDYVTEQYPPKFIRAMLNLTDEQVNDALSYIETHRQEVEAEYQLVLKEAEELRQYYEEQNRELVEKIAKMPPPPGREAAWEKLQLQKARLRAKLEPQT; encoded by the coding sequence ATGACTTCATCATTTAATGAAAAAGCTGAAAAAGCAACGATCGCGCGTACAGAACGAGGACTGACGATCGCAGGTACGCGCATTACCCTATACGATGTGATGGACTATGTGACAGAACAGTATCCGCCAAAGTTCATTCGTGCCATGCTCAACTTGACAGATGAGCAAGTCAATGATGCTTTGTCTTACATTGAAACGCATCGTCAAGAGGTTGAAGCTGAGTATCAACTCGTTCTCAAGGAAGCTGAAGAACTGCGGCAGTACTACGAAGAACAGAATCGTGAATTGGTTGAGAAAATTGCCAAGATGCCGCCACCACCCGGACGAGAAGCGGCTTGGGAAAAACTTCAGTTGCAGAAAGCCAGACTGAGAGCCAAACTTGAACCCCAGACATGA
- a CDS encoding DUF5331 domain-containing protein — protein MAFFHSFTGSLKQKWLQFFQNNRDWITLHMQVESVYTPDGGKRPPSYLILGVVNALEPKLAQLMLPFAKLNPDADTLIEVLDLHFDPDFALGNRFANPEVERFVEEAAAVIDEKPEYETLTHSHTNDFAAMAVIQEVTIGDSEEQSLELSDLQETEDAFGDISLSNGHDSKEESLETSSLEANEFGDMGFGTTDAMEIKLDEDEALEDSSLDENAFKDVLSDVWSDETALQKAEENNDFLGEELPAGVFDESEIARLFPNA, from the coding sequence ATGGCATTCTTTCACAGCTTTACAGGCTCATTAAAACAAAAGTGGTTGCAATTTTTCCAGAACAATCGGGACTGGATCACGCTGCACATGCAAGTAGAATCGGTATACACACCTGATGGCGGGAAGCGACCACCTTCTTACCTCATCCTGGGAGTTGTTAACGCCCTAGAGCCAAAACTAGCGCAGTTAATGTTGCCCTTTGCCAAACTCAATCCTGATGCTGATACCCTGATTGAAGTACTGGATTTGCATTTTGACCCAGATTTCGCTCTTGGTAATCGCTTCGCCAACCCAGAAGTAGAGAGATTCGTAGAAGAAGCAGCAGCTGTCATTGACGAAAAGCCTGAATATGAAACATTGACACATTCTCATACAAATGACTTTGCGGCGATGGCAGTAATTCAAGAAGTCACAATCGGGGATTCTGAGGAGCAAAGCCTAGAACTCAGTGATTTACAAGAAACCGAAGATGCCTTTGGTGATATTTCCTTATCCAACGGACATGACTCAAAAGAAGAGTCTCTCGAAACCTCTAGTTTAGAAGCAAATGAGTTTGGGGACATGGGCTTCGGTACAACAGATGCAATGGAAATCAAGCTCGATGAAGACGAGGCGCTTGAAGATAGTTCACTAGATGAGAATGCGTTTAAAGACGTGTTGTCAGATGTCTGGAGTGATGAAACAGCTTTACAAAAGGCTGAAGAAAATAATGATTTTTTGGGGGAAGAACTGCCAGCAGGCGTTTTTGATGAATCAGAAATTGCCCGTCTCTTCCCCAACGCTTAA
- a CDS encoding ferredoxin:protochlorophyllide reductase (ATP-dependent) subunit N has product MTVAQQPEALSFECETGNYHTFCPISCVAWLYQKIEDSFFLVIGTKTCGYFLQNAMGVMIFAEPRYAMAELEEGDISAQLSDYEELKRLCLQIKRDRNPSVIVWIGTCTTEIIKTDLEGLAPKLESEIGIPIVVARANGLDYAFTQGEDTVLAAMANRCPDKAPVAETEKSERNAIAKLLNFGKKKEDVAQDESEYVDHPPLVLFGSLPDPVVTQLTLELKKQGIKVSGWLPAKRFTELPVLEEGYYVAGVNPFLSRTATTLMRRRKCKLIGAPFPIGPDGTRAWIEKICSVFGITPKGLDEREAQIWAGLEDYVKLIRGKSVFFMGDNLLEVSQARFLIRCGMTVHEIGIPYMDKRYQAAELALLEKTCQEMNSPLPRIVEKPDNYNQLQRIYELKPDLVITGMAHANPLEARGINTKWSVEFTFAQIHGFTNARDMLELVTRPLRRNNNLKDLGWDKLVREEAKI; this is encoded by the coding sequence ATGACTGTCGCTCAACAACCAGAAGCTTTAAGCTTTGAATGTGAAACTGGAAATTACCATACCTTTTGCCCAATTAGCTGCGTGGCATGGTTATATCAAAAAATTGAAGATAGCTTCTTTTTGGTGATTGGGACAAAAACTTGTGGCTACTTCCTGCAAAATGCGATGGGGGTGATGATTTTTGCAGAACCCCGCTATGCAATGGCAGAGTTGGAAGAGGGCGATATTTCGGCACAACTAAGTGATTATGAAGAGTTAAAGCGGTTGTGCTTGCAGATTAAACGCGATCGCAATCCTAGTGTAATTGTCTGGATTGGCACTTGCACCACGGAAATTATTAAAACAGATTTGGAAGGTTTAGCACCGAAACTAGAATCCGAAATCGGGATTCCCATCGTTGTAGCGCGGGCAAATGGTCTAGATTACGCCTTTACCCAAGGGGAAGACACCGTATTAGCAGCAATGGCTAACCGTTGTCCTGATAAGGCTCCGGTGGCAGAAACAGAGAAAAGTGAACGTAATGCGATCGCAAAATTGCTAAACTTCGGTAAGAAGAAGGAAGATGTTGCCCAAGATGAATCTGAGTATGTAGATCATCCACCCTTGGTTCTCTTTGGTTCTCTTCCCGACCCCGTGGTGACTCAGTTAACCTTGGAACTGAAGAAACAAGGCATCAAAGTTTCCGGCTGGCTACCCGCGAAGCGCTTCACAGAACTGCCAGTACTAGAAGAAGGGTATTATGTCGCTGGTGTCAACCCCTTCCTCAGCCGCACAGCTACCACCTTAATGCGCCGCCGTAAGTGTAAACTCATTGGCGCACCCTTCCCCATTGGCCCCGATGGCACCCGTGCTTGGATTGAGAAAATCTGCTCGGTGTTTGGTATAACTCCCAAGGGTTTGGATGAACGGGAAGCACAAATTTGGGCAGGTTTAGAAGATTATGTGAAACTGATTCGTGGTAAATCTGTATTCTTCATGGGTGATAACTTGCTGGAAGTTTCCCAAGCAAGATTCTTAATTCGTTGTGGGATGACAGTTCACGAAATCGGCATTCCCTACATGGATAAGCGCTATCAAGCTGCTGAGTTGGCATTGTTGGAGAAAACTTGCCAGGAAATGAATTCACCTCTGCCAAGGATTGTAGAGAAGCCGGATAATTACAATCAACTTCAGCGTATTTATGAGTTGAAACCAGATTTGGTAATTACTGGTATGGCTCACGCTAACCCATTGGAAGCACGGGGTATTAATACAAAGTGGTCTGTGGAGTTCACTTTTGCTCAAATTCACGGCTTTACGAATGCGCGTGACATGTTAGAGTTGGTGACTCGTCCGTTGCGTCGGAATAATAATTTGAAAGATTTGGGTTGGGATAAGTTGGTGAGAGAAGAAGCGAAGATTTAA
- the rsfS gene encoding ribosome silencing factor: MTDYFQGNFPLQSVPLTKSVAKSHAHTEEESGKLAATIAEAASDRKAGEIILLKVAEVSYLADYFVMMTGYSKVQVRAIAQAIEGKVEAELQRRPIRTEGKVEGSWVLQDYGDVIVHIMMPKEREFYNLEAFWIHAERISLPESDEGEGKPT, translated from the coding sequence ATGACTGATTATTTCCAAGGAAATTTCCCATTACAATCTGTCCCACTGACGAAGAGTGTGGCAAAGAGCCACGCCCATACAGAAGAGGAGAGCGGAAAATTAGCTGCAACGATAGCCGAAGCTGCATCAGACCGCAAAGCGGGTGAGATTATATTGCTCAAAGTAGCAGAGGTATCTTACCTAGCTGATTACTTTGTGATGATGACTGGCTATTCTAAAGTACAAGTCAGGGCGATCGCTCAAGCAATTGAAGGAAAGGTCGAAGCTGAGTTGCAACGGCGTCCCATAAGGACAGAAGGAAAAGTTGAGGGGAGTTGGGTACTACAAGACTACGGTGATGTGATCGTTCACATCATGATGCCCAAGGAACGAGAGTTTTATAATTTAGAAGCGTTCTGGATTCATGCAGAGCGTATTTCCCTTCCAGAATCTGATGAGGGTGAGGGTAAGCCAACATGA
- the bchL gene encoding ferredoxin:protochlorophyllide reductase (ATP-dependent) iron-sulfur ATP-binding protein: MKLAVYGKGGIGKSTTSCNISVALAKRGKKVLQIGCDPKHDSTFTLTGFLIPTIIDTLQEKDYHYEDVWPEDVIYKGYGGVDCVEAGGPPAGAGCGGYVVGETVKLLKELNAFDEYDVILFDVLGDVVCGGFAAPLNYADYCLIVTDNGFDALFAANRIAASVREKARTHPLRLAGLIGNRTSKRDLIEKYIEAVPMPVLEVLPLIEDIRVSRVKGKTLFEMAEQDPSLDYVCDYYLNIADQILARPEGVVPNDTPDRELFSLLSDFYLNPGKPQVPNSEEELDLMIV, encoded by the coding sequence GTGAAACTAGCAGTCTACGGAAAAGGTGGTATCGGTAAATCCACAACTAGCTGTAATATATCCGTCGCCCTAGCTAAACGTGGCAAAAAAGTGCTGCAAATTGGTTGCGACCCCAAACATGACAGTACCTTTACCCTGACTGGGTTTTTGATTCCTACAATTATCGATACCCTCCAAGAAAAAGACTATCACTACGAAGATGTCTGGCCTGAAGATGTAATTTATAAAGGCTACGGCGGCGTGGATTGCGTAGAAGCTGGTGGCCCACCTGCGGGTGCTGGGTGCGGTGGATACGTAGTCGGCGAAACCGTAAAATTACTTAAGGAACTCAACGCCTTTGATGAATACGATGTAATTCTTTTTGACGTTCTGGGTGACGTAGTTTGCGGTGGTTTTGCAGCACCACTCAACTATGCTGATTACTGCCTGATTGTTACAGACAACGGCTTTGATGCTTTGTTTGCGGCAAATCGGATTGCGGCTTCAGTCCGTGAAAAAGCAAGAACTCACCCACTGCGTCTAGCTGGGTTAATTGGCAACCGCACCTCCAAGCGCGACTTGATTGAAAAATATATAGAAGCAGTGCCAATGCCAGTTCTAGAAGTTTTACCTTTGATTGAAGATATCCGTGTTTCCCGTGTGAAAGGTAAGACTTTGTTTGAGATGGCAGAGCAAGATCCTTCTCTAGACTACGTTTGCGACTACTATCTCAACATCGCCGACCAAATTCTGGCACGTCCAGAAGGTGTTGTGCCTAATGACACACCAGATCGTGAGTTGTTCTCTTTGTTATCCGATTTTTATCTAAATCCGGGTAAACCCCAGGTTCCTAATTCAGAAGAGGAACTAGACTTGATGATTGTATAA
- a CDS encoding TIGR02450 family Trp-rich protein: protein MTKKQKFPYLVGSKWTAQQKVDGWRHFQVVNRKNQANWVYAEMVAACDPKVRFWINAKLLQDNSQWQAGWQTLQEIHGLETEVS, encoded by the coding sequence ATGACTAAAAAACAAAAATTTCCTTACTTAGTTGGTTCTAAGTGGACGGCACAGCAAAAAGTCGATGGTTGGCGACACTTCCAGGTAGTCAATCGGAAAAATCAGGCTAATTGGGTTTATGCCGAAATGGTTGCTGCTTGCGATCCGAAAGTCCGTTTTTGGATAAATGCTAAATTATTACAAGATAACTCCCAGTGGCAAGCTGGCTGGCAAACATTACAGGAAATCCACGGACTTGAAACTGAGGTGTCCTAA
- a CDS encoding ACP S-malonyltransferase, translated as MIFLVDHNLEGHALLLSGSITNQGWQDLFSIRFVLLEEMSLSVNSSDRVVWRFAQTNQMLLLTANRRMKGKDSLEQVLQEENTPTSFPVITIGDADRVLNDPDYRDLCVNRLLEIVLYIENYIGTRRIFIP; from the coding sequence ATGATTTTTCTCGTCGATCATAATCTTGAGGGACACGCACTGCTTTTATCAGGCAGCATCACAAATCAAGGTTGGCAAGATTTGTTTTCAATCCGCTTTGTTCTTCTTGAAGAGATGTCACTATCAGTTAATAGCAGCGACAGAGTTGTGTGGAGATTTGCTCAAACAAATCAGATGCTCCTACTCACAGCCAATCGTAGAATGAAAGGAAAGGATTCCCTAGAGCAAGTATTGCAGGAAGAAAATACGCCGACTTCGTTTCCTGTTATCACGATTGGAGATGCCGATCGAGTTTTGAATGACCCTGATTACCGGGATCTCTGTGTTAACCGCCTACTTGAAATTGTTCTTTACATTGAAAATTACATAGGGACACGTCGAATTTTCATTCCATAA
- the rd gene encoding rubredoxin produces MAKYICTVCAYEYDPEVGDPDSDIAPGTAFENIPDDWVCPTCGATKDQFEVVEE; encoded by the coding sequence ATGGCAAAGTATATATGTACTGTTTGCGCTTATGAATATGACCCAGAAGTAGGCGATCCAGATAGTGATATAGCACCAGGAACAGCCTTTGAAAATATACCAGATGATTGGGTATGTCCGACTTGCGGTGCCACAAAAGATCAATTTGAAGTAGTTGAAGAGTGA
- the clpB gene encoding ATP-dependent chaperone ClpB has protein sequence MQPTNPNQFTEKAWEAIAHTPDIVKQYQQQQIESEHLMKALLEQDGLATGILTKAGVNLQKLRDRTEQFFQRQPKVSGTSSSVYLGRSLDTLLDRADGYRKDFQDEYISIEHLLLAYAKDDRFGKALFQEFGLDEGKLKNIIKQVRGSQKVTDQNPEGKYEALEKYGRDLTEAARKGQLDPVIGRDDEIRRTVQILSRRTKNNPVLIGEPGVGKTAIAEGLAQRIIAGDVPQSLKDRKLIALDMGALIAGAKFRGEFEERLKAVLKEVTESGGNIVLFIDEIHTVVGAGATQGAMDAGNLLKPMLARGELRCIGATTLDEYRKYIEKDAALERRFQQVYVDQPSVEDSISILRGLRERYENHHGVKISDSALVAAAVLSSRYISDRFLPDKAIDLVDEAAARLKMEITSKPEELDEIDRKILQLEMEKLSLQKESDAASRERLGRLEKEIADLKEEQKTLNTQWQSEKDIIDKIQSVKKEIERVNLEIQQAERDYDLNRAAELKYGNLTSLHRQLETVESELANAQRSGKSLLREEVTEGDIAEIISKWTGIPISKLVESEKEKLLHLEDELHRRVVGQEEAVTAVADAIQRSRAGLADPNRPIASFIFLGPTGVGKTELAKALAAYMFDSEDALVRIDMSEYMEKHAVSRLIGAPPGYVGYEEGGQLTEAIRRRPYSVILFDEIEKAHPDVFNIFLQILDDGRVTDAQGHKVDFKNAIIIMTSNIGSQYILDVAGDNTHYDEMRRRVMEVMRNSFRPEFLNRLDEIIIFHGLDKKELRHIVLLQVERLRQRLSDRKISLKLSDAALDFLAEVGYDPVYGARPLKRAIQRELETQIAKAILRGEFTDGNTIFVDVQNERLSFSRLPAEVFSS, from the coding sequence ATGCAACCTACTAATCCTAACCAATTTACAGAAAAAGCCTGGGAAGCGATCGCCCATACCCCGGATATTGTTAAACAATATCAACAACAGCAAATTGAAAGTGAACACCTGATGAAAGCACTGCTAGAACAAGATGGTCTAGCAACTGGGATTCTCACTAAAGCGGGTGTTAACCTCCAAAAACTGCGCGATCGCACTGAACAATTTTTTCAACGTCAGCCGAAAGTATCTGGTACTAGCAGTTCTGTCTACTTAGGACGCAGCTTGGATACACTTCTAGATCGAGCAGACGGATATCGTAAAGACTTTCAAGACGAATATATTTCTATTGAACACTTATTGCTGGCTTACGCTAAAGATGACCGCTTTGGCAAAGCTTTATTCCAAGAGTTTGGTTTAGACGAAGGCAAGCTAAAAAATATTATTAAACAAGTTCGAGGGAGCCAAAAAGTGACCGACCAAAATCCAGAAGGCAAATACGAAGCACTGGAAAAATACGGGCGTGACCTTACAGAAGCTGCGCGTAAAGGTCAACTCGATCCAGTGATTGGGCGAGATGATGAAATTCGTCGGACTGTGCAAATTCTCTCTCGCCGCACCAAAAATAACCCTGTGCTAATTGGTGAACCAGGTGTTGGTAAAACTGCGATCGCCGAAGGATTAGCACAACGCATTATCGCAGGTGATGTACCTCAATCCCTCAAAGACCGCAAGTTAATCGCTTTAGATATGGGTGCTTTGATTGCGGGGGCAAAATTCCGGGGTGAATTTGAAGAACGTCTGAAAGCAGTATTAAAAGAAGTTACTGAATCTGGCGGCAATATTGTTTTATTTATTGATGAAATTCACACCGTTGTCGGCGCTGGTGCAACCCAAGGCGCGATGGATGCTGGTAACTTATTAAAACCGATGTTGGCGCGGGGCGAATTGCGCTGTATTGGGGCGACAACCCTAGATGAATACCGCAAATATATCGAAAAAGATGCCGCACTAGAAAGACGTTTCCAGCAAGTTTATGTCGATCAACCCAGTGTAGAAGATAGCATTTCGATTTTGCGCGGGTTGAGAGAACGTTATGAAAACCACCACGGGGTGAAAATTTCGGATAGTGCTTTAGTTGCAGCAGCCGTATTGTCGAGTCGTTATATTAGCGATCGCTTCCTCCCTGATAAAGCCATTGACTTAGTGGATGAAGCCGCCGCGAGATTAAAAATGGAGATTACCTCCAAACCTGAAGAACTCGACGAAATTGATCGCAAGATTCTGCAATTGGAAATGGAGAAGCTATCGCTGCAAAAAGAAAGCGATGCTGCTTCTCGTGAACGTCTAGGAAGATTGGAAAAAGAAATTGCCGATCTCAAAGAAGAACAAAAAACGCTGAATACTCAATGGCAGTCTGAAAAAGATATCATTGACAAAATTCAGTCTGTGAAAAAAGAGATTGAACGGGTTAACTTAGAGATTCAGCAAGCAGAACGCGACTACGACCTTAACCGCGCTGCGGAGTTGAAATACGGGAATTTAACCAGTTTGCACCGTCAATTGGAAACAGTAGAATCTGAATTGGCAAATGCTCAAAGAAGTGGTAAATCACTATTACGGGAAGAAGTCACAGAAGGTGATATTGCTGAAATTATTTCTAAATGGACAGGAATTCCTATCAGCAAGTTAGTGGAATCTGAGAAAGAAAAACTGCTGCATTTAGAAGATGAACTGCACCGTCGGGTGGTTGGACAAGAAGAAGCAGTCACAGCTGTAGCCGATGCAATTCAGCGATCGCGGGCTGGATTAGCTGATCCCAATCGTCCTATTGCTAGCTTTATTTTCCTTGGGCCTACAGGTGTGGGTAAAACCGAGTTAGCGAAAGCGCTGGCGGCGTATATGTTCGATAGCGAAGATGCGCTGGTGCGAATCGATATGTCTGAATATATGGAGAAACACGCCGTCTCTCGTTTAATCGGTGCGCCTCCAGGATACGTGGGTTATGAAGAAGGCGGACAACTTACAGAAGCGATTCGTCGCCGTCCTTATTCAGTGATTCTTTTCGACGAAATCGAGAAAGCACACCCCGATGTATTTAATATCTTCTTGCAAATCCTTGATGATGGTCGCGTTACTGATGCTCAAGGTCATAAGGTGGACTTCAAAAACGCTATTATCATCATGACCAGCAACATCGGTTCGCAGTATATTCTGGATGTCGCCGGAGATAACACCCACTACGACGAAATGCGCCGTCGAGTAATGGAAGTAATGCGGAATAGCTTCCGTCCAGAGTTCCTGAATCGGCTTGACGAAATTATCATCTTCCACGGTTTGGACAAGAAGGAATTACGGCATATTGTGCTACTGCAAGTGGAAAGATTACGGCAAAGATTGAGCGATCGCAAAATATCCCTCAAGCTCTCGGATGCTGCACTTGACTTTTTAGCCGAAGTAGGCTATGACCCAGTTTATGGGGCACGTCCATTGAAGCGGGCGATTCAGCGAGAGTTAGAAACTCAAATCGCTAAAGCCATCTTGCGCGGTGAATTCACCGATGGCAACACCATCTTTGTAGATGTACAAAATGAGCGTCTTTCTTTTAGTCGCTTACCTGCTGAGGTATTTAGCAGCTAA
- a CDS encoding SRPBCC family protein, giving the protein MSVSHISDSIIAGSDMAWSQDKQKLLVQGEILIETRSHKTWGGAVTAWMYVPMVRSQVWQQLTDYPRWVQYFPDITKSEILHKGEVKRLYQAAQKAFFFFTAQVEIYLNVVEVLGQQIQFRMEKGTFEDFDANLVLKDCGNGTILAYTVQATPLIPIPSIFIQQAMNFELPANMRKMRQVLCKSQNNS; this is encoded by the coding sequence ATGTCTGTGTCTCATATCTCAGACTCAATTATTGCAGGTTCAGATATGGCTTGGAGTCAAGATAAGCAAAAGTTGCTGGTACAGGGTGAAATTTTAATAGAAACACGATCGCATAAAACCTGGGGTGGCGCGGTGACAGCCTGGATGTATGTGCCGATGGTGCGATCGCAAGTCTGGCAACAATTAACTGATTACCCCCGGTGGGTTCAATATTTTCCCGATATCACTAAAAGCGAGATATTACACAAAGGTGAAGTCAAACGCCTGTATCAAGCAGCACAAAAAGCCTTTTTCTTTTTCACAGCTCAAGTTGAAATTTACCTCAACGTTGTAGAAGTGCTGGGGCAACAAATCCAATTTCGCATGGAAAAAGGGACTTTTGAGGATTTTGACGCCAATTTAGTACTCAAAGATTGCGGTAACGGCACAATACTTGCTTATACTGTGCAAGCTACACCTCTTATTCCAATTCCATCAATTTTCATTCAACAAGCAATGAACTTTGAATTGCCTGCAAATATGCGTAAAATGCGACAAGTACTTTGTAAGAGTCAAAATAATTCGTAA
- a CDS encoding NAD(P)/FAD-dependent oxidoreductase: MLPLRIVVIGGGAAGFFGAIACAKANPDAQVTLLEASRQPLAKVLISGGGRCNVTHACFLPEELVQNYPRGAKALRGALTRFGPQDTVAWFAAAGVYLKTEADGRMFPVTNTSETIVECLIKAVATSGVKLRISTHVTSVKTAPDGGFDILLKSGESIKCDRLLLATGSSLVGYKIVKELGHQIEPPVPSLFTFNIADPQLQALAGVSVNPVQLRLSGGGKSQLQQIGSLLITHWGLSGPAVLKLSAWGARVLHESRYQATLLINWLPDLHQEQVREKVLAVKDEWGKKAIALHRGVDLPHRLWQYIIARAGITTEDRWAEISSKTLNKLVQELTQGQYLINGKGAFKEEFVTCGGVNLKEVNFKTMESRLVPGLYFAGEILDIDGVTGGFNFQSAWTTGYLSGIAMANSQIV, translated from the coding sequence TTGCTACCGTTACGAATCGTAGTTATTGGGGGTGGGGCAGCAGGATTTTTTGGCGCGATCGCTTGTGCTAAAGCCAATCCTGATGCCCAAGTTACATTACTCGAAGCTAGTCGCCAACCCCTAGCGAAAGTGCTAATTTCTGGTGGCGGACGCTGCAACGTTACTCATGCTTGCTTTTTGCCTGAAGAGTTGGTGCAAAATTACCCTAGAGGTGCAAAAGCTTTGCGGGGTGCTTTGACTCGGTTTGGGCCTCAAGACACAGTAGCTTGGTTTGCTGCTGCTGGAGTCTATCTAAAAACTGAAGCCGATGGCCGGATGTTTCCTGTCACCAACACTTCAGAAACCATTGTGGAATGTTTGATTAAAGCGGTGGCGACATCTGGGGTAAAACTTCGTATCAGTACACACGTAACTTCAGTTAAAACCGCACCAGATGGGGGGTTTGATATTCTTCTGAAATCGGGAGAGTCGATTAAATGCGATCGCTTACTTCTTGCAACCGGCAGCAGCCTTGTGGGTTATAAAATTGTTAAAGAGTTAGGTCATCAAATAGAACCGCCAGTACCCTCTCTATTTACCTTCAACATTGCTGATCCTCAATTGCAAGCTCTAGCTGGAGTTAGCGTTAACCCTGTGCAATTGCGGTTATCTGGGGGTGGAAAATCCCAATTACAACAAATTGGCTCATTACTAATTACCCACTGGGGTTTGAGTGGCCCGGCTGTTCTGAAGCTTTCTGCTTGGGGTGCGAGAGTTCTGCACGAAAGCCGCTATCAAGCCACATTATTGATTAATTGGTTGCCTGATTTGCACCAAGAACAAGTGCGAGAAAAAGTTTTAGCAGTCAAAGATGAATGGGGAAAGAAAGCGATCGCATTGCATCGCGGCGTCGATCTCCCCCATCGTCTCTGGCAATATATCATTGCCCGTGCAGGCATTACCACAGAAGACCGTTGGGCAGAAATATCTAGTAAAACCTTAAATAAACTGGTGCAAGAACTTACTCAGGGGCAATACTTAATCAACGGCAAAGGAGCCTTTAAAGAAGAATTTGTTACCTGTGGCGGTGTCAACCTCAAAGAAGTCAACTTTAAGACGATGGAAAGTAGGTTAGTTCCTGGTCTTTATTTTGCTGGAGAAATCTTAGATATTGATGGTGTTACTGGTGGGTTTAACTTCCAAAGTGCTTGGACAACTGGGTATTTATCAGGGATAGCAATGGCGAATAGCCAGATAGTTTAA
- a CDS encoding nucleotidyl transferase AbiEii/AbiGii toxin family protein: protein MFKLNRQKLPFLESIGWQLKNVYQMSEKEIVQLYERNWHHQTTFNNLKQEEKDFVHYLAKKYNSWILPDFEMFHLDHHNNILKIINAFNPEVFKKASAYFGGGTLLALEYDEYRLSKDIDFLFPYGTENYRYLRNLICDEGIVALLESTTDIELGDSTINQYGIRFPIVVNETTIKVEIVANGIFTLDSPVYPKWTRIPCLSISDRFTSKLMANADRWNDSSTQSRDLIDLAILRVNNEIPARAIAKAEESYEIKKPLIKAITNFIEKERYRDKCFHELNIPEEKFSIIMDGINLLLVDFESMN from the coding sequence ATGTTTAAGCTCAATCGACAAAAGCTACCATTTCTAGAGTCTATTGGTTGGCAGCTAAAAAATGTATATCAAATGAGTGAGAAAGAAATTGTTCAATTGTATGAACGCAATTGGCATCATCAAACTACCTTCAATAATTTAAAACAAGAAGAAAAGGATTTTGTTCATTATTTAGCAAAAAAATATAACTCTTGGATATTACCGGATTTTGAAATGTTTCATCTCGATCATCATAATAATATACTTAAAATTATTAATGCTTTCAATCCAGAAGTTTTCAAAAAAGCTTCTGCATACTTTGGCGGTGGTACACTCTTGGCGTTAGAATATGATGAATACAGGCTTAGTAAAGATATTGATTTTCTCTTCCCTTATGGAACTGAAAATTACAGATATTTAAGAAATTTGATTTGCGATGAAGGAATTGTAGCATTATTGGAAAGTACAACAGATATCGAATTAGGTGACAGTACAATAAATCAATATGGTATTCGTTTTCCTATTGTAGTCAATGAAACAACTATTAAAGTAGAAATTGTAGCCAATGGGATTTTTACTTTAGACTCTCCTGTTTACCCGAAATGGACAAGAATACCTTGTCTGAGTATAAGCGATAGATTTACATCAAAACTAATGGCTAATGCTGACCGATGGAACGATTCAAGTACACAATCTAGAGATTTGATTGACTTAGCAATATTGCGTGTAAATAACGAAATCCCCGCACGTGCGATCGCTAAAGCTGAAGAAAGCTACGAAATAAAAAAGCCATTAATTAAAGCCATCACTAATTTTATTGAAAAAGAAAGATATAGAGATAAATGTTTTCATGAGTTAAACATACCTGAAGAAAAATTTTCCATAATAATGGATGGGATAAATTTGCTTCTTGTTGACTTTGAATCTATGAATTAA